From Eleftheria terrae, the proteins below share one genomic window:
- the tagH gene encoding type VI secretion system-associated FHA domain protein TagH, which produces MAAQFGPAGGTIGRNEGNTLVLPDDAKTISRQQAQVLMQGGHYVLVDKGANPTLRNRVPVGSGQSVPLVAGDELRIGPYVLVVESPASSARGFDPQGTLVNEALAARPSAAPAVVPPPVQRPAALPPFDPFAIPPPAPAVPPAPLGEAAAGSPFSAAPTAPAPFSGAPTALAPLGGAPTAPAPFAATPAAPAPFGAPTPAMSDPFADLLGPTPAAPAAARPPVDPFGLPPSAPAPAARPTGSAIPDDFDPFASLSRMPPPASHTSTGGFNPLSSGARRIPPPIPFDSRAGHDDLIGPAVEKSASIDELFGLGAAPANPLDVLGAPAGAGNPSAQPVDDPLALFGGPSSSAGAGPAHADQTPAVHSAFALPQAAPAPRTAPTPMPVPSAPVPMPTLSSGPPGATRTGGVSAKAIDDLLASVGPLDPNKGATGQFRVAQPAHTAPLPPSPPASPAAAMAPAAAAGAPPVAGQVSVDALMTAFCEGLGSPLNLPDGVTEEFMFRMGGLVREAVQGTVDLLNARAVTKREVKASATMIMERNNNPLKFSPDAKTAMLYLVSGRLNPAFMPPITAMRDAYYDLRSHQFGFMAGTKAALEGVIERFEPQRLEGRLSKGGLVESIIPAARKARLWDLFTELYKEIAREAEDDFHALFGQAFLKAYEEHVEALRRDMPQE; this is translated from the coding sequence ATGGCTGCCCAGTTCGGGCCGGCCGGCGGGACCATCGGTCGCAACGAAGGCAACACCCTGGTGCTGCCGGACGATGCCAAGACAATTTCGCGGCAGCAGGCGCAGGTGCTGATGCAGGGCGGCCACTATGTGTTGGTGGACAAGGGCGCCAATCCGACCCTGCGCAACCGGGTGCCGGTGGGCAGCGGCCAGTCGGTGCCGCTGGTGGCCGGCGACGAGTTGCGCATCGGGCCCTACGTGCTGGTGGTCGAGTCGCCTGCCAGCAGCGCCCGCGGCTTCGATCCCCAGGGCACGCTCGTCAACGAGGCGCTGGCCGCGCGGCCTTCGGCTGCTCCGGCCGTGGTGCCGCCGCCGGTGCAACGGCCGGCCGCGCTGCCGCCCTTCGATCCCTTCGCGATCCCACCGCCAGCCCCGGCCGTGCCGCCGGCGCCTTTGGGCGAGGCGGCCGCGGGGTCGCCGTTCTCGGCCGCACCCACCGCGCCAGCGCCTTTCAGCGGAGCGCCGACGGCCCTGGCTCCGCTGGGGGGGGCTCCTACCGCGCCGGCGCCCTTTGCCGCGACACCGGCCGCACCGGCACCTTTCGGTGCGCCGACGCCGGCCATGTCCGATCCGTTTGCCGACTTGCTGGGCCCGACGCCCGCGGCGCCTGCGGCGGCACGGCCGCCGGTCGATCCCTTCGGCCTGCCGCCGAGTGCTCCCGCGCCGGCGGCTCGCCCCACCGGTTCCGCCATTCCGGACGACTTCGATCCCTTCGCCAGCCTGTCGCGCATGCCGCCGCCGGCTTCGCACACCAGCACCGGTGGCTTCAACCCGCTCAGCTCGGGCGCGCGTCGCATACCGCCACCCATTCCCTTCGATTCAAGGGCCGGCCATGACGACCTGATCGGCCCGGCAGTCGAGAAGTCGGCCTCGATCGACGAGCTGTTCGGCCTCGGCGCCGCGCCGGCCAACCCGCTCGACGTGCTGGGGGCTCCGGCCGGCGCGGGCAACCCGTCCGCGCAGCCGGTGGATGACCCGCTCGCCTTGTTCGGCGGCCCGTCGAGCAGCGCTGGCGCCGGCCCCGCGCATGCCGACCAGACGCCCGCCGTGCACTCGGCCTTCGCGCTGCCGCAGGCGGCGCCTGCGCCGCGCACCGCGCCCACGCCCATGCCGGTCCCTTCGGCCCCGGTGCCGATGCCGACGCTGTCCTCCGGCCCGCCGGGGGCCACCCGCACCGGCGGCGTGTCGGCAAAGGCGATCGACGACCTGCTGGCGTCAGTCGGCCCGCTCGATCCCAACAAGGGCGCCACCGGCCAGTTCCGCGTGGCCCAGCCGGCGCATACCGCGCCCCTGCCGCCCTCGCCACCGGCGAGCCCGGCGGCCGCCATGGCGCCGGCAGCGGCCGCTGGCGCACCGCCGGTCGCCGGCCAGGTGTCGGTCGACGCGCTGATGACCGCCTTCTGCGAAGGCCTTGGCAGCCCGCTGAACCTGCCGGATGGCGTCACCGAGGAATTCATGTTCCGCATGGGCGGCCTGGTGCGCGAGGCAGTGCAGGGCACGGTGGACCTGCTCAACGCACGGGCGGTCACCAAGCGGGAGGTGAAGGCCAGCGCCACCATGATCATGGAGCGCAACAACAACCCGCTGAAGTTCTCGCCGGATGCGAAGACGGCGATGCTCTACCTGGTGTCCGGCCGGCTCAACCCGGCCTTCATGCCGCCCATCACCGCGATGCGCGACGCGTACTACGACCTGCGCTCGCACCAGTTCGGCTTCATGGCCGGTACCAAGGCGGCGCTCGAAGGGGTGATCGAGCGCTTCGAGCCGCAGCGCCTGGAAGGGCGGCTGAGCAAGGGCGGCTTGGTGGAGTCCATCATTCCGGCGGCCCGCAAGGCCCGGCTGTGGGACCTGTTCACCGAGCTGTACAAGGAAATCGCCCGCGAGGCGGAAGACGACTTCCACGCCTTGTTCGGCCAGGCCTTCCTGAAGGCCTATGAAGAGCACGTCGAGGCGCTGCGGCGCGACATGCCCCAAGAGTGA
- a CDS encoding DUF4150 domain-containing protein — protein MFANCQMGGIDMAFPDVCLTPPVPVPVPYPNIAASPMAVGAAYNLLVGCAPAHNLGTTIPMTNGDNAGVALGVASGMVMGPSRHLTAAFTVLFGGMPATRLTSASLQNSTNAPGMRVAPSQVKVLLLAP, from the coding sequence ATGTTTGCGAATTGCCAGATGGGCGGCATCGACATGGCGTTTCCCGATGTCTGCCTGACGCCGCCGGTGCCGGTGCCGGTGCCGTATCCCAACATCGCCGCCTCTCCGATGGCGGTAGGCGCTGCCTACAACCTGCTCGTCGGCTGCGCGCCGGCCCACAACCTGGGCACCACCATCCCGATGACCAACGGTGACAACGCCGGCGTCGCACTCGGCGTGGCCTCCGGCATGGTGATGGGCCCGAGCCGCCACCTGACGGCCGCCTTCACCGTGCTGTTCGGCGGCATGCCGGCCACCCGGCTCACCAGCGCCTCGCTGCAGAACAGCACCAATGCCCCCGGCATGCGGGTTGCACCGAGCCAGGTCAAGGTCCTGCTGCTGGCGCCCTGA
- a CDS encoding DUF3540 domain-containing protein, with amino-acid sequence MQQQDQQERQPAPAATTGLTQGVIQHVGEVERVSAESARVLTVSTAAGLRRARLAASCLALPACGDRVLLASDDSDLYVLAVLARASQEPLVLQTEGDLRLEVQGRLDVQARDAAQLAAPQLRLEGREVEIAADKLNILSRAAHWVADTLETAARALRQVSQTHTLQAKGFHRQVDELESARVGHLDLKAREMLNVHARHAVVKSSELVKIDGKQIQVG; translated from the coding sequence GTGCAGCAGCAAGATCAGCAAGAACGACAGCCGGCCCCCGCGGCCACCACCGGCCTGACGCAGGGCGTCATCCAGCATGTGGGCGAGGTGGAGCGTGTCTCGGCCGAGAGCGCCCGTGTGCTCACCGTCTCCACGGCGGCCGGCCTGCGCCGGGCCCGGCTGGCGGCCTCCTGCCTCGCCCTGCCGGCCTGCGGCGACCGGGTGCTGCTCGCCTCGGACGACAGCGACTTGTATGTCCTGGCGGTGCTTGCACGTGCGTCGCAGGAGCCGCTGGTACTGCAGACCGAGGGCGATCTGCGCCTGGAGGTGCAGGGCCGGCTCGATGTGCAGGCGCGCGACGCCGCCCAACTTGCCGCGCCGCAGCTCCGGCTGGAAGGCCGCGAGGTCGAGATCGCGGCAGACAAGCTCAACATTCTCAGCCGCGCTGCCCACTGGGTGGCCGACACGCTGGAGACCGCCGCCCGCGCGCTGCGCCAGGTCAGCCAGACCCACACGTTGCAGGCCAAGGGCTTCCACCGCCAGGTCGATGAGCTGGAATCGGCCCGCGTCGGCCACCTCGACCTGAAAGCCCGGGAGATGCTGAACGTGCACGCCCGGCATGCCGTGGTGAAGAGCAGCGAGCTGGTCAAGATCGACGGCAAGCAGATCCAGGTCGGCTGA
- a CDS encoding pentapeptide repeat-containing protein, with protein MELNQILEQIADLQPLSELQMQGLPLKGVNFTGGVFQRVDFSGCDLSQAVLREATFIECNFAGACLDGASLQLATLQACGLKDTSLRQLFAPGVTFNECVAHRSQWQQADLEFGSLVKCQLQGSDFGQAQLEQVSFIECAFGDANLDAAHLLATVFYQADLSAARFGSAPRGDKCVFTECKLTGQRFAGASWLRTQFMEAELSGCDFSGAELANSNFKGAVLDGASFRQARAPQTLWLEARLQQADFTGALLRQTVWTGAQARAASFAGAVLEESVLQRAVFEQCDFRGAVLRYADLAHARVDGSRFERADLFRTGLRGLQAEGSGGLDRSLAAPDDPDTVKAEAWTPPART; from the coding sequence ATGGAGCTGAACCAGATCCTTGAACAGATCGCCGATCTGCAGCCGCTGTCGGAGCTGCAGATGCAGGGCCTGCCTTTGAAGGGTGTGAATTTCACCGGCGGCGTGTTCCAGCGGGTCGATTTCTCGGGCTGCGACCTCTCGCAAGCGGTGTTGCGGGAAGCTACCTTCATCGAATGCAACTTCGCGGGGGCTTGCCTGGACGGCGCCAGCCTGCAGCTGGCCACCTTGCAGGCCTGCGGGCTGAAGGACACCTCACTGCGCCAGCTGTTCGCGCCCGGAGTTACCTTCAACGAATGCGTGGCGCACCGCTCACAGTGGCAGCAGGCCGACCTGGAATTCGGCAGCCTGGTCAAATGTCAGCTGCAGGGCTCGGATTTTGGCCAGGCGCAGCTCGAGCAGGTCTCCTTCATCGAATGCGCCTTTGGCGACGCCAACCTGGATGCCGCGCATCTGCTCGCCACCGTGTTCTACCAGGCTGACCTGTCGGCAGCCCGGTTCGGCAGCGCGCCACGCGGCGACAAATGCGTCTTCACCGAATGCAAGCTCACCGGCCAGCGCTTCGCCGGCGCCAGCTGGCTGCGTACCCAGTTCATGGAAGCCGAGCTGAGCGGCTGCGACTTCAGCGGCGCTGAGCTGGCCAACAGCAACTTCAAGGGCGCCGTGCTGGATGGCGCGAGCTTCCGGCAGGCCCGCGCGCCCCAGACCCTGTGGCTCGAAGCGCGGCTGCAGCAGGCCGATTTCACCGGCGCGCTGCTCAGGCAGACCGTCTGGACCGGCGCGCAGGCGCGCGCCGCCAGCTTCGCCGGCGCGGTGCTGGAAGAATCGGTGCTGCAGCGCGCCGTCTTCGAGCAGTGCGACTTCCGCGGCGCCGTCCTGCGCTATGCCGACCTGGCCCATGCCCGCGTGGACGGCAGCCGCTTCGAGCGCGCCGACCTGTTCCGCACCGGCCTGCGCGGCTTGCAGGCCGAAGGCAGCGGCGGCCTGGACCGCTCGCTGGCCGCCCCCGACGACCCCGACACCGTGAAGGCCGAGGCATGGACGCCTCCGGCCCGCACCTGA
- a CDS encoding DUF2169 family type VI secretion system accessory protein, which yields MLHRCFERQQRAWLGVSVIGFVPLAAEPALLPEQELWQMVPSLLGDTPLDVAVPKQGAEFVLAGDACAPAGQPLSGLKVGVRVGGLRKELHVFGERQWIGPSPSEPRPFERLPLVWQHAYGGPGFELNPLGLGHVPLETPSGRVHPLPHIEYPTQPSVKPSAPLTPAGFAALGAMAPQRKRFDGTYDDAWLQQDFPGTPRDIDWRYFCVGSEDQWQSEPFVGDEPVELLHLHPEHPRLAGRLPGIRPVIAVRDKRMSNGAARFLEPRLTTVWLFPNQLRMALVWHALMPVADEFADQVELMQVGAEWLHSPKPREHYLKAIDERLDDEHGALRMLDDEDLLPEGMAAPNEALARYETLLKDSGIGLERHQDKLRQSQQRLEAELKGKFGDTAVQELRAEQARTLRELGLPDPLAPLPSDIKGLMAVAKQLPSTAPGSAIGQWMSSRQAAAVADAHRTLQAAGQDRSWLGALQQASGLAQAPQGFARSLSGLDQGMAALPAAVRPGDLVTPELRNLAAQADTRVKPMLNAMAHLQDAPARLDAATAGAWREGAAQAKAQGRSFAGLRLQAADFRGMDLAGVDFSGAQLEGADFSEACLDGARFDGASLAHAKLARARVEGTSFAGANLGKADMTGAAGQKCNFTDAVLGEACLAEAVLQLGTWQEATLLDTDLQRADLSGARLEDAVLMRCRLGGARLDAALLNGTSFIECDATGASFRQAALAKADFVTCLLDGACFDEARADNLRAVHQSSLKGASFVRARLQRANLRGMPLHGANFSYASADAADFGESEGPGAVFVGASLKETLFAKAVLTESCFAQANLMSAILQHADLRGADLSGCNLYGADLARLETDDRTRWDQTFTAKARTLPARKVLPVNGSAA from the coding sequence GTGCTGCATCGCTGTTTCGAACGGCAGCAGCGGGCCTGGCTGGGCGTGTCGGTGATCGGCTTCGTGCCGCTGGCTGCAGAGCCGGCCTTGCTGCCGGAGCAGGAGCTGTGGCAGATGGTGCCTTCGCTGCTGGGTGATACGCCACTCGATGTGGCCGTGCCGAAGCAGGGTGCGGAATTCGTGCTGGCCGGCGACGCCTGTGCGCCTGCCGGACAGCCCTTGTCCGGCCTGAAGGTCGGTGTGCGCGTCGGTGGACTGCGCAAGGAGTTGCATGTCTTCGGCGAGCGGCAGTGGATCGGCCCGTCGCCCAGTGAGCCACGGCCCTTCGAGCGCTTGCCCCTGGTGTGGCAGCATGCTTATGGCGGCCCCGGATTCGAGCTCAACCCGCTTGGCCTCGGCCATGTGCCGCTGGAGACGCCGAGCGGCCGGGTGCATCCGCTGCCGCATATCGAATACCCGACGCAGCCAAGCGTAAAGCCCTCCGCCCCGCTCACGCCGGCCGGGTTCGCCGCATTGGGAGCGATGGCGCCGCAACGCAAGCGCTTTGATGGCACCTATGACGATGCCTGGCTGCAACAGGACTTTCCCGGCACACCGCGGGACATCGACTGGCGCTATTTCTGTGTTGGAAGCGAGGACCAGTGGCAGTCCGAGCCGTTTGTCGGCGACGAACCGGTGGAACTGCTGCACCTGCATCCGGAGCATCCGCGGCTGGCGGGTCGGCTCCCGGGCATCCGTCCCGTCATTGCGGTGCGTGACAAGCGCATGTCGAATGGCGCGGCCCGTTTTCTCGAGCCTCGGCTCACCACGGTGTGGTTGTTCCCGAATCAGCTGCGCATGGCGCTGGTCTGGCATGCCCTGATGCCGGTGGCGGATGAGTTCGCCGACCAGGTGGAGCTGATGCAGGTGGGCGCGGAATGGCTGCACAGCCCGAAGCCCCGCGAGCACTACCTGAAAGCCATTGACGAGCGCCTGGACGACGAGCACGGTGCCCTGCGCATGCTCGACGATGAAGACCTGTTGCCTGAAGGCATGGCGGCACCCAACGAGGCGCTAGCTCGCTACGAAACACTGCTGAAGGATTCCGGCATCGGACTGGAACGTCACCAGGACAAGCTCCGGCAGAGCCAGCAACGCCTTGAGGCCGAGTTGAAAGGGAAGTTTGGCGACACCGCCGTGCAGGAGTTGCGAGCCGAGCAGGCCCGCACCCTGCGTGAGCTGGGATTGCCGGATCCACTGGCGCCGCTGCCCAGCGATATCAAGGGCTTGATGGCGGTTGCCAAGCAATTGCCCAGCACGGCGCCGGGCTCTGCCATCGGACAGTGGATGTCCAGCCGTCAGGCCGCGGCAGTTGCTGATGCCCATCGAACGCTGCAGGCCGCGGGCCAGGACCGTTCCTGGCTGGGTGCCCTGCAGCAGGCCAGTGGCCTGGCGCAAGCCCCGCAGGGCTTTGCTCGCAGCTTGAGCGGCCTGGACCAGGGCATGGCGGCGCTGCCGGCGGCGGTGCGGCCTGGTGACCTCGTCACCCCCGAGTTGCGCAACCTCGCGGCTCAGGCGGACACACGGGTGAAGCCCATGCTCAACGCCATGGCACACCTGCAGGACGCGCCGGCCCGCCTGGACGCAGCCACCGCCGGTGCCTGGCGCGAAGGCGCCGCGCAGGCGAAGGCACAGGGCCGCAGTTTCGCAGGGCTGAGGCTGCAAGCAGCCGACTTCCGCGGCATGGACCTGGCCGGTGTGGATTTCAGCGGCGCCCAACTGGAGGGGGCGGATTTCAGCGAGGCGTGCCTCGACGGTGCCCGCTTCGATGGCGCTTCGCTCGCCCATGCGAAGCTCGCGCGCGCACGTGTGGAAGGCACCAGCTTTGCAGGGGCCAATCTCGGCAAGGCTGACATGACCGGTGCAGCGGGCCAGAAATGCAATTTCACCGATGCGGTCCTTGGCGAAGCCTGCCTGGCGGAGGCGGTGCTCCAACTCGGTACCTGGCAGGAGGCCACGCTGCTCGACACCGACTTACAGCGCGCCGACCTGAGCGGCGCCCGCCTCGAAGACGCGGTGCTGATGCGCTGCCGACTCGGTGGCGCCAGGCTGGACGCGGCCTTGCTGAACGGGACCTCGTTCATCGAGTGTGACGCAACGGGGGCCAGCTTCCGCCAGGCGGCACTGGCCAAGGCGGACTTCGTCACCTGCCTGCTCGACGGCGCCTGCTTTGATGAGGCACGCGCCGACAACCTGCGGGCCGTGCACCAGTCATCGCTGAAAGGTGCCAGCTTTGTGCGCGCGCGGCTGCAGCGAGCGAATCTGCGCGGCATGCCGCTGCACGGTGCCAACTTCAGCTACGCAAGCGCTGATGCGGCGGATTTCGGCGAGAGCGAGGGCCCGGGAGCCGTGTTCGTCGGCGCCAGCCTGAAGGAAACCCTGTTTGCCAAGGCGGTGCTGACTGAGAGCTGTTTCGCACAGGCCAACCTGATGTCGGCCATCCTGCAGCACGCCGACCTGCGTGGCGCCGACCTGAGTGGCTGCAACCTCTACGGCGCGGACCTCGCTCGCCTGGAGACAGACGACAGGACCCGCTGGGATCAGACCTTCACCGCGAAGGCCCGCACCCTGCCGGCCCGCAAGGTGCTGCCGGTGAACGGCTCGGCCGCTTGA
- a CDS encoding bacteriophage T4 gp5 trimerisation domain-containing protein encodes MGGSSSTANELRFEDKMGAEEVFLHAERQLRTEVEVDELRDVGHDRKSTIHNDETLTVEGQRLSTITKDETLRVTTGNRLMEVQTGTNTENITGFETRTLKSGRKVTIEKGGEEKDITGALKETIKNADVTQTLTTGSYTQTVSTGNATHFAQAGHVFNTPTTILLKADTSVTINSPQLILTGGASVTGSAPKSSWFVLHDAKVYGMVNKATGISTEAKLVSLETKGLAMTGVTFKGEHVGVATRTAALNNASKALEMKNVGVAIGKGGVALYKKVVSIWS; translated from the coding sequence CTGGGCGGCTCGTCGAGCACGGCCAACGAGCTGCGCTTCGAAGACAAGATGGGCGCGGAAGAGGTCTTCCTGCATGCCGAGCGGCAGCTGCGCACCGAAGTCGAGGTGGACGAGCTGCGCGACGTGGGCCACGACCGCAAGAGCACCATCCACAACGACGAGACCCTGACGGTCGAGGGCCAGCGCCTGAGCACGATCACGAAGGACGAGACGCTGCGGGTCACCACCGGCAACCGGCTGATGGAGGTGCAGACCGGCACCAACACCGAGAACATCACCGGCTTCGAGACGCGCACCCTCAAGAGCGGCCGCAAGGTCACGATCGAGAAGGGCGGGGAAGAGAAGGACATCACTGGCGCGCTGAAGGAAACCATCAAGAACGCCGATGTCACGCAGACGCTGACCACCGGCAGCTACACGCAGACGGTGAGCACGGGCAATGCGACGCACTTTGCGCAGGCCGGGCATGTGTTCAACACGCCGACGACGATTCTGCTCAAGGCGGATACGAGCGTGACGATCAACAGTCCGCAGTTGATCCTGACGGGGGGAGCGTCGGTGACCGGCTCGGCGCCGAAGTCATCGTGGTTCGTGCTGCATGACGCGAAGGTGTACGGCATGGTCAACAAGGCCACCGGCATCAGCACCGAAGCGAAACTCGTCAGCCTGGAGACGAAGGGGCTCGCCATGACCGGGGTCACCTTCAAAGGCGAACATGTCGGTGTGGCCACCCGAACCGCGGCGCTCAACAACGCCAGCAAGGCGCTGGAGATGAAAAACGTCGGCGTGGCGATCGGCAAGGGCGGCGTTGCCCTGTACAAGAAGGTCGTGTCGATCTGGTCCTGA
- a CDS encoding tetratricopeptide repeat protein, whose protein sequence is MSKSTSKSRRASAKGPAHLSLGDALRVAVELHRKGALDEAETLYQRVLRLAPRQADALHFLGVLNHQRGRSEAAWGLIERSLQANAKVPDWHNNAGNVLLEMGRLNEAAEAYERCLALAPERPEVLNNLGVLRRAQQRAGEAEAAYRRAIELAPDFADAYNNLGNLMGDRGDNEAALALYIKAIELRPRHPEARMMLGVGYCALGRVEEAARVYREWLAEEPGNPVAAHYLAACSGEPAPVRASDAYVEDTFDRFANSFDAKLARLSYRAPQLIADAVASACGEPQRRLDVLDAGCGTGLCGPLLAPYARRLVGVDLSAQMLAKAEPRGVYDQLSKAELTAFIEAAPGAYDLIVSADTLCYFGDLAGVALAARRALRAGGWLVFTVESLPADIGGEGFHLNPHGRYSHEAGYLRRVLESAGFQPPALSGQVLRSENGRPVQGWVVSAQVA, encoded by the coding sequence ATGAGCAAGTCCACATCCAAGTCACGCCGAGCCAGCGCCAAAGGCCCCGCCCACCTCTCGCTCGGCGACGCCCTGCGGGTGGCGGTGGAGCTGCATCGCAAGGGCGCGCTCGACGAAGCGGAAACCCTCTATCAGCGTGTCCTCAGGCTGGCGCCGCGTCAGGCCGACGCGTTGCACTTCCTGGGCGTGCTGAACCACCAGCGCGGCCGCAGCGAAGCGGCCTGGGGCTTGATCGAGCGGTCGCTGCAGGCCAATGCCAAGGTGCCCGACTGGCACAACAACGCGGGCAACGTCCTGCTCGAGATGGGCCGCCTGAACGAGGCCGCAGAGGCCTACGAGCGCTGCCTGGCGCTGGCGCCCGAGCGGCCCGAGGTGCTCAACAACCTGGGCGTGCTGCGGCGTGCCCAGCAACGGGCCGGCGAGGCCGAGGCGGCTTACCGGCGCGCCATCGAGCTCGCCCCCGATTTCGCCGACGCCTATAACAACCTCGGCAACCTGATGGGCGACCGCGGCGACAACGAAGCCGCGCTGGCGCTGTATATCAAGGCCATCGAGCTCAGGCCGCGCCATCCCGAGGCCCGCATGATGCTCGGCGTCGGCTACTGTGCCCTGGGCCGGGTGGAGGAGGCCGCCCGCGTCTACCGCGAGTGGCTGGCCGAGGAGCCGGGCAACCCGGTCGCGGCCCACTACCTGGCCGCTTGTTCCGGGGAGCCGGCACCGGTGCGCGCGTCGGATGCCTATGTCGAGGACACCTTCGACCGCTTCGCCAACAGCTTCGACGCCAAGTTGGCCCGGCTGAGCTACCGGGCCCCGCAGTTGATTGCCGACGCGGTGGCCAGCGCCTGTGGCGAACCGCAACGCCGGCTCGACGTGCTGGACGCCGGTTGCGGTACCGGCCTGTGCGGCCCGCTGCTGGCGCCCTATGCGCGCCGGCTGGTGGGGGTCGACCTGTCGGCGCAGATGCTGGCCAAGGCCGAGCCGCGTGGCGTCTACGACCAGCTGAGCAAGGCCGAGCTGACCGCGTTCATCGAAGCGGCGCCCGGCGCCTATGACCTGATCGTCTCGGCCGACACGCTGTGCTACTTCGGCGACCTGGCCGGGGTGGCGCTGGCGGCCCGCCGGGCACTGCGGGCCGGTGGCTGGCTGGTTTTCACCGTCGAGTCGCTGCCGGCGGACATCGGCGGCGAGGGGTTCCACCTCAACCCGCATGGCCGCTACAGCCACGAGGCCGGCTATCTGCGCCGGGTCCTCGAATCGGCCGGCTTCCAGCCGCCTGCGCTCTCGGGCCAGGTGCTGCGCAGCGAAAACGGCCGGCCGGTGCAGGGCTGGGTGGTGTCGGCGCAGGTGGCATAG